A window of the Thiomicrospira microaerophila genome harbors these coding sequences:
- the rmuC gene encoding DNA recombination protein RmuC produces the protein MSWLLAGWACFASLLLGFVIWRLREKEGLYQALKADVDQSNQAWLLQLHQQQTDLILAQSQLEHWQNQAQALTEKLENNQQRLGELDVAHARLQTQLEEKQRGFDQQHSQLQKTFSELALGVFNQNNQVFKQQTEQSLNQLLMPFQHDVKLFKQQLEQIQQVESEQRLALKFELQNLQKMNLNLSDQAHQLTQALQGQKKAQGNWGEMILERVLESAGLVAPRDFQREVSIQGEQGRQRPDVVVYLPGNRHVIIDAKTSLSAYSRMVNAETESLREQALKDHLKALYERMKELSDKNYFKLPGLVTPEVVILFMPIESAYVEAIKADPSLLEEAMRLNLLIATPSTLLSSLQIVRQLWRFAEQNNHSAELAKRAEMFYIKLNTFINSLQTVGQQLDKAKEAYDKAFSQLYSGRGNLIKQAAEFKDLGVRVQKELPAEWVERADLELPDPTVKTPEAEQ, from the coding sequence TTGTCATGGCTTTTAGCCGGCTGGGCTTGTTTTGCCAGCCTATTGCTGGGTTTTGTTATTTGGCGTTTGCGTGAAAAAGAAGGGCTTTATCAAGCATTAAAAGCAGATGTAGATCAATCTAACCAGGCCTGGTTATTACAGTTGCATCAACAACAAACGGATTTGATTTTGGCGCAATCTCAGTTGGAACACTGGCAAAATCAAGCACAGGCCTTAACTGAAAAATTGGAAAACAACCAGCAACGCCTTGGTGAGCTTGACGTGGCTCATGCCCGGTTACAAACTCAGCTTGAAGAGAAACAGCGTGGGTTTGATCAACAGCATAGCCAACTACAGAAGACGTTTTCTGAATTGGCGCTGGGTGTTTTTAATCAAAATAATCAAGTATTTAAGCAGCAAACTGAACAAAGCTTGAATCAGTTGTTAATGCCGTTTCAACATGATGTTAAGCTGTTTAAGCAACAATTAGAGCAGATACAGCAAGTTGAAAGTGAACAGCGGTTAGCCTTGAAGTTTGAGTTACAGAATTTGCAGAAGATGAATCTAAATTTGTCTGATCAAGCGCACCAATTAACGCAAGCACTTCAGGGACAAAAAAAGGCACAGGGTAACTGGGGCGAAATGATTCTTGAGCGTGTGCTGGAATCAGCAGGCCTGGTTGCTCCACGCGATTTTCAGCGGGAGGTTTCGATCCAAGGCGAACAGGGGCGTCAAAGACCGGATGTGGTGGTTTATCTACCCGGTAATCGTCATGTTATTATTGATGCTAAGACGTCTTTAAGCGCCTATAGTCGAATGGTGAATGCAGAAACTGAATCACTCCGTGAGCAGGCATTGAAAGATCATCTTAAAGCGCTTTACGAGCGTATGAAAGAATTGTCTGATAAGAATTATTTTAAATTACCAGGCCTGGTGACGCCTGAGGTGGTTATTTTATTTATGCCTATTGAGTCGGCCTATGTCGAGGCGATTAAAGCGGATCCTTCTTTGCTTGAGGAAGCCATGCGGCTTAATTTATTGATTGCAACGCCTTCAACTTTGTTAAGTTCATTGCAAATTGTTCGCCAGCTTTGGCGGTTTGCCGAACAGAATAACCATAGCGCAGAGTTGGCTAAACGGGCTGAGATGTTTTATATCAAATTAAACACTTTTATCAATAGCTTACAAACAGTAGGTCAACAACTGGATAAGGCTAAAGAGGCCTACGATAAGGCTTTTTCTCAACTCTATTCAGGCCGAGGTAATTTGATTAAACAAGCAGCGGAGTTTAAGGATTTAGGCGTGCGCGTGCAAAAAGAGTTGCCCGCTGAGTGGGTGGAGCGCGCGGATCTTGAACTTCCCGACCCGACTGTGAAAACACCGGAGGCCGAACAATGA
- the rimO gene encoding 30S ribosomal protein S12 methylthiotransferase RimO, with translation MSKHQPTVGVVSLGCPKATVDSERILTQLRTEGYHLSNSYEDADTVIVNTCGFIDSAVQESLDAIGEALRENGKVIVTGCLGARDEEILKHYPQVLSVSGPQAYETVLNAVHDVVQPPEHNPYVDLVPPQGVKLTPRHYAYLKISEGCNHRCSFCIIPSMRGDLVSRPVSDVLDEAKRLVEAGVQELLVISQDTAAYGVDVKHKLDFWNGQPVKTSMTGLVKALGDMGVWVRLHYVYPYPNVEEVIPLMAEGKVLPYLDMPLQHADPRVLKAMRRPGNIDKQLERIQQWRQQVPDLTLRSTFIVGFPGETEEEFQRLLDFLEQAQLDRVGCFQYSPVEGAAANAIAEPVPDEVKQDRYDRFMQTQQAISAKKMQAKIGKRMMVLVDEVDDEGAIARSAADAPEIDGMVFIPEGDGLQPGDMLEVEIFAADEYDLWAQPVLADD, from the coding sequence ATGAGTAAACATCAGCCCACGGTGGGCGTCGTTAGTTTGGGCTGCCCTAAAGCCACAGTGGATTCTGAACGAATTTTAACCCAGTTGCGTACAGAGGGTTATCATCTATCTAATTCGTATGAAGATGCAGATACCGTTATTGTTAATACCTGTGGTTTTATTGATTCTGCCGTGCAAGAATCACTGGATGCGATTGGTGAAGCCTTGCGTGAGAATGGTAAGGTCATCGTGACCGGATGTTTAGGCGCTCGCGATGAAGAAATCTTAAAACACTATCCTCAAGTCCTGTCAGTTTCGGGGCCGCAAGCTTATGAAACCGTGCTGAATGCGGTGCATGATGTGGTTCAGCCGCCTGAGCATAACCCTTATGTTGATCTTGTGCCGCCGCAGGGTGTTAAGTTAACGCCACGTCACTATGCGTATCTAAAAATTTCAGAGGGGTGTAACCACCGTTGTTCGTTTTGTATTATTCCATCCATGCGTGGTGATCTGGTGAGTCGTCCGGTGAGCGATGTTCTGGATGAAGCCAAACGTCTTGTAGAAGCTGGGGTTCAGGAGTTATTGGTTATTTCTCAGGATACCGCGGCGTATGGTGTTGATGTAAAACACAAACTGGATTTTTGGAATGGTCAACCGGTTAAAACCTCGATGACCGGCCTGGTAAAGGCATTGGGCGATATGGGGGTTTGGGTCAGGTTGCATTATGTTTATCCCTATCCGAACGTTGAGGAAGTGATTCCTTTAATGGCCGAGGGTAAGGTTTTGCCTTATTTGGATATGCCTTTGCAACATGCCGATCCGCGTGTGCTTAAAGCGATGCGTCGTCCAGGAAATATTGACAAACAATTGGAACGGATTCAGCAATGGCGTCAACAGGTGCCGGATTTGACCTTGCGTTCGACTTTTATTGTTGGTTTTCCCGGTGAAACCGAAGAGGAATTTCAGCGCTTATTGGACTTTTTGGAGCAAGCTCAACTTGACCGAGTAGGTTGTTTTCAATATTCACCGGTTGAGGGTGCGGCAGCGAACGCGATTGCGGAGCCAGTACCGGATGAGGTTAAGCAAGATCGCTATGATCGTTTTATGCAAACTCAGCAAGCAATCAGCGCTAAAAAAATGCAGGCCAAAATTGGCAAGCGGATGATGGTATTGGTGGATGAGGTAGACGATGAGGGGGCAATTGCACGTTCAGCGGCAGATGCCCCTGAAATTGACGGCATGGTGTTTATCCCTGAAGGTGATGGCTTGCAGCCGGGCGACATGCTTGAAGTTGAAATCTTTGCTGCTGATGAATATGATTTGTGGGCTCAACCGGTTTTAGCCGATGATTAG